A region from the Gossypium hirsutum isolate 1008001.06 chromosome A08, Gossypium_hirsutum_v2.1, whole genome shotgun sequence genome encodes:
- the LOC107945715 gene encoding ORM1-like protein 2, which translates to MYVRAVPPTDLNKNTEWFTYPGVWTAYILIVFFSWLMVLSVFGTSPGIAWTIVHLTHFFVTYHFFHWKKGTPFADDQGIYNGLTWWEQIDNGKQLTPNRKFLTVVPVVLYLIASHTTGYQNPLLFFNTLAVFVLVVAKFPNMHKVRIFGINADH; encoded by the exons aTGTACGTGAGAGCTGTGCCACCCACAGATCTGAACAAGAACACTGAGTGGTTCACCTATCCAGGGGTTTGGACCGCTTATATCTTGATCGTTTTCTTTTCGTGGCTCATGGTTTTATCTGTATTTGGTACCTCTCCGGGAATCGCTTGGACCATTGTTCATCTCACCCATTTCTTT GTTACATATCACTTCTTTCACTGGAAAAAGGGAACACCATTTGCTGATGACCAAGGTATTTACAATGGTTTGACTTGGTGGGAGCAAATAGATAACGGCAAGCAACTCACTCCAAACAGGAAGTTTTTGACTGTTGTACCTGTTGTGCT GTATCTTATTGCCTCACACACAACAGGTTATCAGAACCCGCTGCTCTTCTTCAACACACTAGCTGTTTTTGTGCTGGTGGTCGCAAAGTTCCCTAACATGCACAAGGTCCGCATATTTGGAATCAATGCTGATCACTGA